Below is a genomic region from Rhodohalobacter sp. 614A.
CAAATCCATAGATTGTATCATTTATTAAAATTCGGTATTCACAATTGATTTAATCATCTATATCTTTAAAGATATGTTTGAAGCAATAACAGAGACGATACCGGAACACACATCTACCATACTCGGAATTGCCGGTTTACTTTTCGCAAGTTTTACCTCGCTTTTTTCGGTTGTAAATCCTTTGGCTGCAATACCTGTTTTTTTATCACTTACAGGCCGGTTCAGCGATCAGGAAAGAGTTCAGACTGCAAAAAAAGCGAGCTTCTATATGTTCGGAGTACTCATTACATTTCTCTTAATAGGAACATTTATCCTCAGCTTTTTTGGCATATCGCTTGCCGGAATTCGAATAGCGGGGGGATTAATCATTATGAGGGCCGCATATTCAATGCTTAATCCGGAAAAAGGGGGAAGAAAACTGACAAAAGAGGATGAGGTTGCAGCTTTGGAAAAAGAGGATATCTCCTTTAGTCCACTTGCTCTGCCTTTGCTTTCGGGACCCGGTAGTATCGCTGTAGTAATCGGTTTTGCAACCCAGGCCGACGGGCTTACTGATTATTTGATAAACAGTGGGTCTATTGTACTGGTGGTATTGGTTACATACGGTATTCTACGCTTAGCACCCATTTCAGCCAAATATATCGGGCCAACAGGTCTCAATATCATGACACGACTGATGGGCTTTATTGCGCTTGCAATAGCCGTTCAATTTATTCTGAGCGGAATATCACGTTATTATGGAATCGTAATTTAAAATGAAGAGATAAAGCCATGGACTTAAGACAAGAAATGCAGCACCTTTTTCAATTCGATTTATGGTGCACACAAACTTTGGTTGATATAGTTACTGAAAATGCTCCTTTTAAAGAACAGGAAACCTGCATCTCCCTTCTTTCACATATTGTTAATGCCCAGAAAATTTGGTACCGCAGGGTTATAAAAAGTTCAACCGAAAATGAAGTTGGTATTTGGGATGCACATGATCTTGAAATTTTGAAAAGCAAAGCCAGGAAAGCCAATCAAAAATGGATGGATTTTATTGCCGACCATGAAGTTAACATGGATACAGAAATCCATTATCAAAACTCAAAGGGGATGGATTACAGCAATTCTATCTGGGAAATCTGTAATCATCTGATTATTCACGGACAACACCATCGGGCACAAATTTCACTTTTTCTGAGAAATTCAGATATTAAACCGCCAGCGATTGACTATATTCACTACGCAAGGATGGCTAAATCCGCTGAATTCTTAAACTAAAAAACCCGATCTCCTGGAAACCTTAGAGCAGATTATTGTAACCTTTGCTAACTATGCGTGGGGTACGCCCCTGTTGGTATTATTGGTTGGTGGAGGTGTATTCTTCTTGTTTTTCAGCCGCTTCATGCCGTATCGAAATTTCAAACATGGTATTGAGGTGCTGACCGGTAAATACGATGATCCCAATGCTCCGGGAGATATCAATCATTTCCAGGCCTTGTCGAGTACGATGGCGGCAACCATTGGTATGGGAAATATCAGTGGTGTTGCTATCGCACTCGGCGTGGGCGGCCCCGGCGCCATTTTTTGGATGTGGGTGACGGCCATCGTGGGCATGGCCACCAAGTTTTTTACATGTACTCTCGCCATTATGTACCGCGGGAAAGATTCCAGTGGAAAGATCCAGGGCGGGCCGATGTATTACATTACCGAAGGTCTCGGGAAAAAATGGAAACCTCTCGCCATGTTTTTCAGCCTTGCCGGTTTGATAGGATGCGCGCCCATGTTTCAGGCCAATCAGCTTACCCAGATTATTCGTGATGCACTTCTTGCCGAGAATTCGGTTTTAGGATATGATACAATGATTCTGGCAAATTCAGTTTTTACTGTGGAAGGATTTCGCCTCTCGGATATTATTGTCGGATTGATTCTGGTGACACTCGTTTCGCTTGTGATTTTTGGCGGAATCAAACGGATTGGCAGTGTGGCTTCGCGAGCTGTTCCGTTGATGGTTATCATTTATGTGTTTACGGTGGTCTATATCCTTATCGCAAATATCTCTGAGGTTCCCCAATATTTATGGTTAATTGTAACCGATGCTTTTTCCGGCGAGGCGGCCGCAGGTGGTGCGCTTTGGGTGGTGATTTCAAATGGAGTCCGCAGAGGTGCATTCTCAAATGAAGCCGGGATCGGAACCGAGGCAATGGCGCATGGCGCGGCTAAAACTGTTGAACCCGTACGGGAAGGTTTGGTCGGGATGCTGGAACCGGCTATTGACACACTTCTTGTTTGCTCAATGACTGCACTGGCCCTTTTAATGACGGGTGCCTGGGTAGATAATTCCGTGGATGGAATTACCATGACAGCCGTAGCATTTGAGACGGCCATTCCTTCCGTGGGTGTTTATTTGCTGATTTTTTGCGTCTTTATTTTCAGCATTACCACCATGTTTACCTACTCGTATTACGGAACGAAATGTCTCAATTTTCTGGCGGGGGCGCATGTACAGCATTATTACAATTATTTTTATGTGTTCACCATTTTCTTCGGATCCATTACTACTATCGATATTGTTGTAAACCTGATTGATGGAATGTTTGCCATGATGGCCATTCCTACCATGATCGGAACCTTGTTATTGGCGCCAAGAGTTGTGGATGCAAGCAAGGATTATTTCTTCAGAAAAAAACGCGGCGATTTCGAACTGTAAATTCACGTAAAGCTTTGGCTTGAATCTCCGCTGATTATTTAAAAATCCCGCGAAGATTCCTTACCTTACAGAGCTTACAAAACAATAGTAAAATTGAATTTGTTGCGGGACATTAATTCCGACGAATCAATTAATGAATTAACCCAAGAATTTGACTCATCATGGCAAAAGAATTTGATGTTTGTGTAATTGGAACCGGCCCTGGTGGCTATGTTGCCGCCATCCGTGCCGCACAGTTAGGATTTAAAACGGCAGTTGTAGAAAAACGATTTTTAGGAGGCGTTTGCCTCAATATTGGCTGTATTCCAACCAAAGCCCTGCTTCGTTCAGCAGAAATCTTTGAATCAATCGCTCACGCTTCTGATTATGGCGTGGATGTAAAAGGCTATTCTGCGAATTTTGAAGGAATGATTAAGCGCAGCCGGAATGTAGCCAACAAAATGAGCCGAGGGGTTCAGTTCTTGATGAAGGCTAACAAGATTGAAGTATTTGAAGGCACCGGCATTTTCAAATCCAGCAAAGAGCTTTCCGTTCAAAATGATGATGGCAAAGAGCAGGATACGATTAAAGCCAAACATTTTATTGTTGCAACCGGCGCTCGTGCGCGGGAGCTTCCAAATTTGAAGATCGATGGCGAGATGATCATCAGTTCCGAAAAAGCCATGCAGCTTGAGAAGCAGCCTAAGAAAATGGTGATTATCGGTGCAGGAGCGATCGGTGTTGAGTTTGCCTACTTCTATAATACAATCGGTACAGAAGTTACGTTGGTTGAACTGATGGACTCGCTGGTACCTGTTGAGGATGAAGAAGTCGGGAAAGAACTTGGCAAGATTTATAAGAAGAAAGGAATTAACGTCCTTACCAAAAGTTCTGTCGAAAAAGTAGAGAAAAAAGGCAAAGGCGTAAAAGTGACCATCAAAACCGATGATGGAAACAAAGAAGTAGAAGCCGATGTAGTTCTTTCTGCTGTGGGTGTGACCGGAAATATCGAAAATATCGGGCTTGAAAAAGCCGGTGTGGAAACCGAAAAAGGCGCGATCAAAGTGGATCGGTCTACGTACAAAACCTCTGTGGATGGAATTTATGCCATTGGCGATGTGATTGGCGCTCCATGGCTGGCTCACAAAGCCACTCACGAAGGTGTTGTACTCGCTGAAATGCTTGCAGGAGAAAATCCCACTCCGGTTAATTACGACAATATTCCGGGCTGTACGTATTGCGAACCTCAAATTGCATCCGTCGGCTATACCGAGAAGCAAGCCAAAGAAGAAGGTTACGATGTGATGGTTGGGAAATTTCCATTCTCAGCAAGTGGTAAGGCAACAGGGCTCGGCCACGAAGAAGGATTCGTAAAAGTTGTATTTGATGCGAAATACGGTGAATGGCTCGGCTGCCACATGATCGGTTCTCATGTAACAGAATTGATTGCTGAAGCCGTGGTTGCCCGAGATCTTGAAACAACCGGACACGAAATCATCAACGCCGTGCATCCACATCCAACCATGAGCGAAGCCGTGATGGAAGCTGTGGCAGAAGCCTATGGCGAAGGTGTTCACCTCGGGTCAAAGCCCAAAAAGAAGAAATAACTGAGAAGAAGTTTAATACTCAAAGCCGAAGCATTCATCGTGTTTCGGCTTTGTTTTTTTAAGCGTCCTGCAAAACGGATTCATAGTTATATTTCTCCATCACATCTTTCAGCTCCGCTTCAATCGTTCGGGCTTCGTCTGCACTTATGTAATCCGCCCAGTTTTTGGTCTTCTCTTGTATTTTTTTTGACAGGTTTGGATTTATTCCCTCAATCTTCAGCGAAGGCTCATCTTCCTTAATAGGTTCTTCCTCAAACGGTTCATGCAGGAATTCACATATTTTTCGAAATGAATCTTCCGGTGAGTTTACAAAATCTTCGTAGCGAAGCAAATAAGCCTGTGGTGAATCCCGTAGTTCTTCTGCGGCTTCTGCATAAGTTCGATATCGTTCTGTGAATTCGTCTACACGAAGTTTTAACCAGTCCATTTCAGGATGCTCCTGAAGACGTTTCCTGTAAGAAGAATATACATCAATGGGATGGCGGAAAATGATCAGAATTGATGCTTGTGGAAACGTATGAGTTATCCGGCGATGATTTAAAAGATGAATAGGAGTTTTTTCAACAATCCGTTCACAGCCTCTCGCTTGTCGGGCAAAAGCAAAATATTTTCTTATCATGGAAGGATTTCCGGACAGCTTCCAGGCACTGAATTCATCCAGGACTTTAAAAGGTATAGAAGCCGTTTTGAGAATCTTTTGCCAAATCTTTTCTCCCTTTATTGATTGTAAAAATTGGCTGAATATTTTTTCATCATTCAGCATGTATTTTTTTAAAGACTGCCATTCTGATTCTTCAGATAATGCAAGTAAAGGTTGACGAAAAATTTTTGTCTCCTCCAGGCAGAGTTCTTTTGGCGCAAAAGAAGAATGTTTTACAAGTGTACGATACAAAAGACTCGTTCCGCTTCGTGGATGTGCTGTTATAAAAACAGGATTCAGATGATTTTTTGAACTCATAAAATTGGTGATCAGACCGTTGGGTGACAAAGGTGAAAGATAACATTTCAATCACGTAGTTTGAACAAATTTAAATAGTGTATTATCTATAAAGTAGTTACATTTAGCGGACTTCATAAGAAGCTCTTAAAAAATGAAAATTACAGTCAGTCATATACCGGTCATTGTCTTTACGATTCCGCACATCTAAGCGGACAAGACTCCCGTATGCTGTAGCTCTTCTTTTCTGAAGACTGACTTTCCGGCCAATCTGGGCCAGCCATTTCTTTTGACTATCCTTTACCTGTTTAATTTTTGCGTGATTGTATGAAAAATCAATTAGACGAATCACTATCTGAAAATCTTGAACCATCCAAACAGCAGACTCTCTGGCAAGATATTGTTGGCTCTGTAAAGGGAATGGAATACGATTTTACCTCCGGAAGTACCGGCAGGGCAATTTTGCTGCTTTCCATCCCAATGGTTCTCGAGATGATGATGGAATCGGTGTTTGCCGTGGCGGATATCTTTTTTGTTTCTAAACTGGGACCGGAGGCTGTTGCCACAGTCGGTATCACGGAATCTATAATGACCATTTTGTATGCCGTAGCGATGGGTTTAAGTATGGGAACCACGGCCTTGGTCTCCCGAAGAATCGGCGAGAAAAATAACCGGTCGGCATCCATTGCTGCTGTGCAGTCCGTGTTGATTGGAATCGTTGTATCCATTCCTGTAGCTCTTTTGGGAATTTTTCTTTCGCATGAACTTCTCGGTTTGATGGGAGCCTCCGAAACCATCATCACCGAAATGTACACCTACACCATGATTATGATGGGAGGTAACATCGTAATTATGCTTCTTTTCATTGTAAACGCCGTATTTCGGGGTGCAGGAGATGCGGCAATCTCTATGCGCGTATTATGGTTTGCAAATTTGTTGAACATTATCCTGGATCCAATCCTGATATTTGGGCTGGGGCCTGTTCCAGCTTTTGGAATTGCAGGTGCAGCCATTGCAACAACTCTTGCCCGGGGCCTGGGAGTAATTTATCAATTCTGGGTTTTGGCCGGTAAAAACTCACGGATAAAAATCGATCGACATGATTTAAAACTGAACCTCGAAGTTATGAGCCGTCTTGTGAAAGTTTCCATGGGCGGAATTGGCCAGTTCCTGATTTCAACAGCCAGCTGGGTAGGCATGGTGAGAATTATTGCAGAGTTTGGCAGTACGGCACTGGCAGGTTATACAATCGCTATTCGAATCGTGATGTTTTCGTTATTGCCTTCCTGGGGAATGAGTAATGCTGCGGCTACTCTTGTCGGGCAAAATCTTGGGGCCGGAAAACCAGGTCGCGCCGAGCGTTCAGCCTGGGTTTGCGGATTTGTGAATACGGGATTTTTGGTTCTTCTTGGGATTTCGTTTTATCTGTTTTCCGATCAGTTGATCCGGTTGTTTACACCCGAAATAGATGTGATTGCAGTAGGAGCCAAAGCGCTGAAAATCATCGCTATCGGTTATCTTTTTTATGGGATGGGTATGGTGATGGTTCAGGCTTTTAACGGTGCCGGTGATACGGTTACGCCAACCTGGCTCAACTTCATATGTTTCTGGCTGATAGAGATTCCATTAGCCTGGTTTCTGTCAATGAATATCGGACTGAATGAAAATGGTGTGTTCTGGTCTATTGTTATAGCAGAATCAACATTTGGCATGATAGCGATGTGGATTTTTACCAAAGGAAAGTGGAAAGGGAAAGAGGTGTAATTTCAATGGGATCCGCGAAGTTTAAAACTTCGCGGATCTGTATCAACAATTAATAAGAGTAAGCCACTCGGTTAATTGTACTCAAAAGAGACTTTTCATTTTCAGCATCTCCCAAAAGTTGCCAGATCATAATTCCGGACGCTTCTTCTTTTGCTAAAACGGTTTTCCGGATGATCGTGGGAATTCCATTATAATAGATGGTATAATCGCCCGGCAAAGGCCATTCATCCACCCATTCCGAGCCGGGATAGGTGGTGGTTATCTCTTTATAATTCATGCTTCGCGGAGGATTGCCAGGGACGGTACTAAAAGCATATCCATAAAAAGGAACGCCAAGCACAATCTTTTCCTTCGGAATATTTCTCTCCGATTTGAAATAATCAAGATCGTCAACAGCATTTTGAAAAGTAGAATGTGGTCCGGGTTGATCCGGTCGCCATGGACCGGTTCGGTCGTAAACCATGATATTCATAAAATCGTATTGGGCAAGTGCCTTATCCGTAAGTTGATCTTTATAGTAAACGGCAATTGCAGCAGTCATAAGTTTGTTGTGAGATCGCAGTTTTGTCCCAAGTTCGGTAACGAAAGGTTCGTAATTTTTATCAATGGCACTCCCTTCAAGATCCACATCCACACCATCGAGATTATACTTCAGTACTTGATCTACAAGATTATCAATCAACCTTGATCGGTATTGGTCTGTCAACAGATGTTTGTAATGAGGATAATGCCCGCCTCCGCCGATAGAGAAAAGTACGTTTACATTTTGATCATGAGCTTCATCAACAAAATCAGATAAACCTGACAGATCCAGATTGTAATTACCAAGAGAATCGGGATTGAAAAACCAGAGATTGACATGGGTAAGTTGGTCAAAAGGCACACTTTGAGGATCTGCCTCAATCGCTGCCCGGATTGAGTAGTACCCTACAACTCTGAAGGAATTCTTGCTCCGGGATTCATCAAAATTTGACTCTTTTCCTGATTTATTTTGAACCGTTGAAGTGCCGGTACAACTCCAAAATAAAAATGGGAGTGAAAAAAGTATTAATACGGCACAGAAAAGGCGGTTTTTTGAAAATTTTTTCATAGACCAGTTTAAAATTAAAAGCGGTTTTTTTGGAAATAATTAGCGTTTCCACACATAAACTTAACAATGTTAATGTAGATTTATAATAGAGAGAATAAAGAATCTCCAACTACAAGTATTACCATAAACTACAGAGAGGTGAGAACTCATGGAAGACAGAAGATTAATACCTGACCATAACATTCGCACGAAACCTGAAAAAAACCTTCGCAACTACTACACCATTTTTCTTGAAGTAGGGCTTATCTTGGCATTGTTGATATTAACCGTTCTCGCAAGAGTCCAATTTACAGCTGAAGAGGTTGATATTCCGGTTTTGGAAGAACAAGAAGTGATAGAGATGGAAGAAATCGTTCAAACCAAACAAATTGAACGTGTTCCGGCTCCTCCTCGTCCCCCGGTTCCGGTAGCGGTTCCAAATGATGAAATCATAGAAGATGTAGACATTAATATTAATGCCGAACTGGATTTTAACGCTACACTGGAACTGCCGCCAGCTCCTCCCGCACAAGCTGAGGAAAAACAGGAAGAAGAAGAGGAAGATTTCTTCGTACTGGTAGAGCAAATGCCTGAATTGATCGGTGGATTGGGATCTCTTCAACAAGAGATTGTATATCCTGAAAGAGCCATTCGTGCTAATATTGAGGGACGTGTTTACGTACGTTTTATTGTCAACGAACAAGGCCAGGTTGAAAAACCGGAAGTTGTTCGGGGAATTGGCGGAGGCTGTGATGAAGAAGCACTCCGTGTTGTTAAATTGGCGAAATTCAAACCGGGTTTGCAACGGGGAATTCCGGTTAGGGTTCAATACAATTTGCCAGTGATATTTAGAATAAAGTCTTAGATGCCGAAACATTAATAAGTCATCTTAATGTAGTTGAAGGAGATAATCGTAAAGTGGGTTCAGGAATGAACCCACTTTTCCATTTTTTGGTTATCTTTTGTACATGATGAATTCAATTGATGTTTATGATTTGGGTAGCGCCCCATACCGGGCTGTATGGGACCTCCAAAAACGTGCTCAACAATCTTTGATTAAGCAGAAAAGAGGAGAAAATTCAGACCATAAAGTACTGAATGATATCCTCTTTTTTGTTGAACATCCCCATGTGTATACACTTGGCAAAAGCGGTGATTCGACTCATCTTCTAAAAGGCCTTTCCGAACTTTCCAGCATCAATGCAGAATATATTGAAATTGATCGCGGAGGAGACATAACCTACCACGGACCCGGCCAAATTGTGGGATATCCAATCCTGGATCTTGA
It encodes:
- the lpdA gene encoding dihydrolipoyl dehydrogenase, translated to MAKEFDVCVIGTGPGGYVAAIRAAQLGFKTAVVEKRFLGGVCLNIGCIPTKALLRSAEIFESIAHASDYGVDVKGYSANFEGMIKRSRNVANKMSRGVQFLMKANKIEVFEGTGIFKSSKELSVQNDDGKEQDTIKAKHFIVATGARARELPNLKIDGEMIISSEKAMQLEKQPKKMVIIGAGAIGVEFAYFYNTIGTEVTLVELMDSLVPVEDEEVGKELGKIYKKKGINVLTKSSVEKVEKKGKGVKVTIKTDDGNKEVEADVVLSAVGVTGNIENIGLEKAGVETEKGAIKVDRSTYKTSVDGIYAIGDVIGAPWLAHKATHEGVVLAEMLAGENPTPVNYDNIPGCTYCEPQIASVGYTEKQAKEEGYDVMVGKFPFSASGKATGLGHEEGFVKVVFDAKYGEWLGCHMIGSHVTELIAEAVVARDLETTGHEIINAVHPHPTMSEAVMEAVAEAYGEGVHLGSKPKKKK
- a CDS encoding sulfotransferase family protein → MSSKNHLNPVFITAHPRSGTSLLYRTLVKHSSFAPKELCLEETKIFRQPLLALSEESEWQSLKKYMLNDEKIFSQFLQSIKGEKIWQKILKTASIPFKVLDEFSAWKLSGNPSMIRKYFAFARQARGCERIVEKTPIHLLNHRRITHTFPQASILIIFRHPIDVYSSYRKRLQEHPEMDWLKLRVDEFTERYRTYAEAAEELRDSPQAYLLRYEDFVNSPEDSFRKICEFLHEPFEEEPIKEDEPSLKIEGINPNLSKKIQEKTKNWADYISADEARTIEAELKDVMEKYNYESVLQDA
- a CDS encoding DinB family protein is translated as MDLRQEMQHLFQFDLWCTQTLVDIVTENAPFKEQETCISLLSHIVNAQKIWYRRVIKSSTENEVGIWDAHDLEILKSKARKANQKWMDFIADHEVNMDTEIHYQNSKGMDYSNSIWEICNHLIIHGQHHRAQISLFLRNSDIKPPAIDYIHYARMAKSAEFLN
- a CDS encoding alanine/glycine:cation symporter family protein produces the protein MPYRNFKHGIEVLTGKYDDPNAPGDINHFQALSSTMAATIGMGNISGVAIALGVGGPGAIFWMWVTAIVGMATKFFTCTLAIMYRGKDSSGKIQGGPMYYITEGLGKKWKPLAMFFSLAGLIGCAPMFQANQLTQIIRDALLAENSVLGYDTMILANSVFTVEGFRLSDIIVGLILVTLVSLVIFGGIKRIGSVASRAVPLMVIIYVFTVVYILIANISEVPQYLWLIVTDAFSGEAAAGGALWVVISNGVRRGAFSNEAGIGTEAMAHGAAKTVEPVREGLVGMLEPAIDTLLVCSMTALALLMTGAWVDNSVDGITMTAVAFETAIPSVGVYLLIFCVFIFSITTMFTYSYYGTKCLNFLAGAHVQHYYNYFYVFTIFFGSITTIDIVVNLIDGMFAMMAIPTMIGTLLLAPRVVDASKDYFFRKKRGDFEL
- a CDS encoding glycosyl hydrolase family 18 protein, producing the protein MKKFSKNRLFCAVLILFSLPFLFWSCTGTSTVQNKSGKESNFDESRSKNSFRVVGYYSIRAAIEADPQSVPFDQLTHVNLWFFNPDSLGNYNLDLSGLSDFVDEAHDQNVNVLFSIGGGGHYPHYKHLLTDQYRSRLIDNLVDQVLKYNLDGVDVDLEGSAIDKNYEPFVTELGTKLRSHNKLMTAAIAVYYKDQLTDKALAQYDFMNIMVYDRTGPWRPDQPGPHSTFQNAVDDLDYFKSERNIPKEKIVLGVPFYGYAFSTVPGNPPRSMNYKEITTTYPGSEWVDEWPLPGDYTIYYNGIPTIIRKTVLAKEEASGIMIWQLLGDAENEKSLLSTINRVAYSY
- a CDS encoding MarC family NAAT transporter; its protein translation is MFEAITETIPEHTSTILGIAGLLFASFTSLFSVVNPLAAIPVFLSLTGRFSDQERVQTAKKASFYMFGVLITFLLIGTFILSFFGISLAGIRIAGGLIIMRAAYSMLNPEKGGRKLTKEDEVAALEKEDISFSPLALPLLSGPGSIAVVIGFATQADGLTDYLINSGSIVLVVLVTYGILRLAPISAKYIGPTGLNIMTRLMGFIALAIAVQFILSGISRYYGIVI
- a CDS encoding energy transducer TonB, coding for MEDRRLIPDHNIRTKPEKNLRNYYTIFLEVGLILALLILTVLARVQFTAEEVDIPVLEEQEVIEMEEIVQTKQIERVPAPPRPPVPVAVPNDEIIEDVDININAELDFNATLELPPAPPAQAEEKQEEEEEDFFVLVEQMPELIGGLGSLQQEIVYPERAIRANIEGRVYVRFIVNEQGQVEKPEVVRGIGGGCDEEALRVVKLAKFKPGLQRGIPVRVQYNLPVIFRIKS
- a CDS encoding MATE family efflux transporter; protein product: MKNQLDESLSENLEPSKQQTLWQDIVGSVKGMEYDFTSGSTGRAILLLSIPMVLEMMMESVFAVADIFFVSKLGPEAVATVGITESIMTILYAVAMGLSMGTTALVSRRIGEKNNRSASIAAVQSVLIGIVVSIPVALLGIFLSHELLGLMGASETIITEMYTYTMIMMGGNIVIMLLFIVNAVFRGAGDAAISMRVLWFANLLNIILDPILIFGLGPVPAFGIAGAAIATTLARGLGVIYQFWVLAGKNSRIKIDRHDLKLNLEVMSRLVKVSMGGIGQFLISTASWVGMVRIIAEFGSTALAGYTIAIRIVMFSLLPSWGMSNAAATLVGQNLGAGKPGRAERSAWVCGFVNTGFLVLLGISFYLFSDQLIRLFTPEIDVIAVGAKALKIIAIGYLFYGMGMVMVQAFNGAGDTVTPTWLNFICFWLIEIPLAWFLSMNIGLNENGVFWSIVIAESTFGMIAMWIFTKGKWKGKEV